The proteins below come from a single Cottoperca gobio chromosome 11, fCotGob3.1, whole genome shotgun sequence genomic window:
- the nsun2 gene encoding RNA cytosine C(5)-methyltransferase NSUN2 gives MGKRSRQRQKNQNTGSDDRDNAGWGAGYADIVMENKLFEHYYQELGLVPEGEFEEFMKAMREPLPATIRITGYKSHAKEILHCLKEKYFKDIQEVEIDGQKIEAPQPLKWYPDEQAWHTNMSRKIIRKSPLLEKFHQFLVSETESGNISRQEAVSMIPPLLLKIESHHKILDMCAAPGSKTAQLIEMLHSDMEVPFPEGFVIANDVDNKRCYLLVHQAKRLNSPCIMVVNHDASCIPTLKIDSDGKKDILFYDRILCDVPCSGDGTMRKNIDVWKKWTTSNSLHLHGLQLRIAVRGVEQLAVGGRMVYSTCSLNPIEDEAVIVALLEKSEGALELADGSADLPGLKWMPGVTSWKLMTKEGTWFNNWSEVPNNRRTQIRPTMFPPTDPEKLASMHLERCMRILPHHQNTGGFFVAVLVKKAPMPWNKRYPKPRNDISSDSAAQSEGSAAASTPADTPRLPESAEEEEEGVVVVGGGPEGKVDKEAEEETPTGASSAQETTAKQDGVCGPPATKKRKLFGYKEDPFVFLTEEDPVFTTIQSFYNLSPNFPKINVLTRTHDGKKRHLYMVSKELRNVLCNNSERMKVINTGVKVWSRNSDGEEFGCAFRLAQEGIYTLQPYIRSRIIGVSVEDIKVLLTQENPFLSKLEEDAHAQAKKLVMGSIVLKYIPNPNNPEDPQCPIQLCGWRGKTSIRAFVPRNERFHYLRMLGVEVFRDKQGQKGKEGGKKGEEEAKKDAEQDGAVKNEAEPDFENGEEHRSSEAKKQIGN, from the exons ATGGGGAAAAGAAGCAGACAGCGGCAGAAAAACCAGAATACTGGCAGCGACGACAGAGACAACGCT GGCTGGGGAGCTGGCTATGCTGACATTGTCATGGAGAATAAGCTGTTTGAGCATTACTACCAAGAGCTAGGCCTGGTGCCTGAGGGAGAGTTTGAAGAGTTTATGAAAGCAATGAGGGAACCGCTGCCTGCAACCATCCGCATCACTGGATACAAGAG ccATGCCAAGGAAATCCTCCACTGTCTGAAGGAAAAATACTTCAAGGATATTCAGGAGGTGGAGATCGATGGCCAGAAGATTGAGGCTCCACAGCCTCTTAAGTG GTATCCAGATGAGCAGGCCTGGCACACCAACATGAGCAGGAAGATCATTAGGAAGTCTCCCCTGCTGGAGAAGTTCCACCAGTTTCTGGTCAGCGAGACTGAGTCG GGTAACATCAGCCGACAGGAAGCTGTCAGTAtgatccctcctctcctcctgaaGATCGAGTCTCACCACAAG atCCTGGACATGTGTGCAGCTCCAGGGTCGAAGACAGCCCAGCTGATTGAGATGCTCCACTCGGACATGGAAGTGCCATTCCCAG AGGGCTTTGTCATTGCCAATGACGTGGACAACAAGCGCTGCTACCTGCTTGTGCACCAAGCCAAGCGTCTCAACAGCCCCTGCATCATGGTGGTCAACCACGACGCCTCCTGCATCCCCACGCTCAAAATTGACTCGGATGGCAAGAAGGACATTCTCTTCTACGACCGCATCCTGTGTGACGTGCCCTGCAG CGGAGACGGCACCATGAGGAAGAACATAGACGTGTGGAAGAAATGGACGACCAGCAACAGCCTGCACCTCCACGG GCTCCAGCTGCGTATTGCAGTGCGTGGTGTTGAACAGCTGGCCGTGGGAGGGAGGATGGTCTACTCCACCTGTTCACTCAACCCTATAGAGGACGAAGCCGTCATCGTAGCACTGCTGGAGAAGAGCGAAG GAGCGTTGGAGCTGGCCGACGGCTCAGCTGATCTGCCAGGGCTGAAGTGGATGCCTGGGGTCACTTCCTGGAAG ctgATGACCAAAGAGGGCACGTGGTTCAACAACTGGTCCGAGGTTCCAAACAATCGGCGCACGCAGATCCGCCCCACCATGTTCCCGCCAACAGACCCAGAGAAGCTGGCGAGCATGCATCTGGAGagatg TATGAGGATTCTGCCACATCACCAGAACACTGGAGGATTCTTTGTGGCTGTGCTGGTGAAGAAAGCCCCGATGCCTTGGAACAAAAGATATcccaag CCGAGGAACGACATCTCGTCCGACTCAGCGGCCCAGTCTGAAGGCTCCGCCGCGGCCTCGACCCCCGCAGACACTCCCCGCCTCCCAGAGAgtgcggaggaggaggaggagggggtggtggtggtggggggaggCCCAGAGGGAAAAGTAGACAAGGAGGCAGAAGAGGAGACACCCACAGGAGCTTCCTCGGCACAGGAGACCACTGCTAAACAAGATGGAGTGTGTGG ACCTCCAGCCACGAAGAAGAGGAAGCTGTTTGGTTATAAAGAAGACCCCTTTGTGTTCCTGACTGAAGAGGACCCCGTCTTCACCACCATACA ATCTTTCTATAACTTGTCTCCCAACTTCCCCAAAATCAACGTTCTGACCAGGACCCACGATGGCAAGAAGCGACACTTGTATATGGTGTCCAAAGAGCTCCGCAATGTGCTGTGCAATAACAGCGAGCgcatgaag GTCATTAACACGGGGGTGAAGGTGTGGTCTCGCAACAGTGATGGAGAGGAGTTTGGCTGTGCCTTCAGATTGGCTCAGgag GGTATCTACACTCTTCAGCCGTATATTCGCTCCAGGATCATCGGCGTGAGCGTGGAGGACATCAAAGTGCTGCTGACCCAGGAGAACCCCTTCCTCAGTAAACTGGAGGAggacgctcacgctcaggccaAGAAGCTGG TCATGGGGAGCATTGTGTTGAAGTACATTCCCAACCCAAA TAACCCCGAGGATCCTCAGTGTCCCATCCAGCTGTGTGGCTGGAGGGGCAAGACGTCCATCCGAGCCTTCGTCCCGCGCAACGAGAGGTTTCACTACCTCCGAATGTTGGGCGTGGAGGTCTTCAGAGACAAACAGGGCcagaaagggaaggaaggagggaagaagggagaggaggaggcgaaGAAGGACGCAGAGCAGGACGGAGCGGTGAAAAATGAGGCCGAGCCGGACTTTGAGAACGGCGAGGAACACAGATCATCAGAAGCAAAGAAGCAAATCGGGAACTAG
- the srd5a1 gene encoding 3-oxo-5-alpha-steroid 4-dehydrogenase 1 isoform X3 yields MCWLDSKEKELPAILVPFCLVVWTSSAKTSLLPNQLLIAMYFCHYVQRSLIYPFLIRGGKPTPFVSFVMAIVFCIYNGYMQIRYLSHYAEYPARWVTHPCFIAGSVLWLVGWLVNVHSDHILRNLRKPGETGYKIPTVIMSDSEAGRYWNMNIILKATSVPD; encoded by the exons ATGTGTTGGCTGGATTCAAAAGAAAAG GAGCTGCCTGCGATCCTGGTGCCTTTTTGTCTGGTAGTTTGGACATCTTCTGCGAAAACCTCACTACTGCCCAACCAGCTGCTCATTGCCATGTATTTCTGTCACTATGTCCAGAG ATCCCTTATTTATCCATTTTTAATCCGAGGAGGTAAACCAACACCATTCGTCTCATTTGTCATGGCCATTGTTTTCTGCATCTATAATGGCTACATGCAGATCAGATACCTGAGCCATTATGCTGAGTACCCTGCACGTTGGGTTACACATCCGTGCTTCATCGCAG GGTCTGTGCTGTGGTTGGTCGGGTGGCTGGTGAATGTGCACTCTGACCACATCCTGAGGAACCTGAGGAAGCCCGGAGAGACTGGCTACAAGATTCCCACAG taaTCATGTCAGACAGCGAAGCAGGCCGATACTGGAACATGAACATTATACTGAAGGCTACGTCTGTACCAGACTGA
- the srd5a1 gene encoding 3-oxo-5-alpha-steroid 4-dehydrogenase 1 isoform X1: protein MDALLSRLFSSEEEEQYVLDTLGYLMILMAAFTFVTLLFENVPYGRYSSSKYGFPVNARFAWFVQELPAILVPFCLVVWTSSAKTSLLPNQLLIAMYFCHYVQRSLIYPFLIRGGKPTPFVSFVMAIVFCIYNGYMQIRYLSHYAEYPARWVTHPCFIAGSVLWLVGWLVNVHSDHILRNLRKPGETGYKIPTVIMSDSEAGRYWNMNIILKATSVPD, encoded by the exons ATGGACGCGCTCCTCTCCAGGCTCTTCTCCTCGGAAGAAGAGGAGCAGTACGTGTTGGACACCCTGGGTTACTTAATGATTTTAATGGCAGCCTTCACTTTCGTAACTTTGCTTTTCGAAAATGTCCCATACGGGCGATATTCTAGCAGCAAATATGGATTTCCAGTCAATGCAAGGTTTGCTTGGTTCGTTCAGGAGCTGCCTGCGATCCTGGTGCCTTTTTGTCTGGTAGTTTGGACATCTTCTGCGAAAACCTCACTACTGCCCAACCAGCTGCTCATTGCCATGTATTTCTGTCACTATGTCCAGAG ATCCCTTATTTATCCATTTTTAATCCGAGGAGGTAAACCAACACCATTCGTCTCATTTGTCATGGCCATTGTTTTCTGCATCTATAATGGCTACATGCAGATCAGATACCTGAGCCATTATGCTGAGTACCCTGCACGTTGGGTTACACATCCGTGCTTCATCGCAG GGTCTGTGCTGTGGTTGGTCGGGTGGCTGGTGAATGTGCACTCTGACCACATCCTGAGGAACCTGAGGAAGCCCGGAGAGACTGGCTACAAGATTCCCACAG taaTCATGTCAGACAGCGAAGCAGGCCGATACTGGAACATGAACATTATACTGAAGGCTACGTCTGTACCAGACTGA
- the srd5a1 gene encoding 3-oxo-5-alpha-steroid 4-dehydrogenase 1 isoform X2, whose protein sequence is MDALLSRLFSSEEEEQYVLDTLGYLMILMAAFTFVTLLFENVPYGRYSSSKYGFPVNARFAWFVQELPAILVPFCLVVWTSSAKTSLLPNQLLIAMYFCHYVQRSLIYPFLIRGGKPTPFVSFVMAIVFCIYNGYMQIRYLSHYAEYPARWVTHPCFIAGASHAFQTSTCSAVCLGSPGCTSRKLSI, encoded by the exons ATGGACGCGCTCCTCTCCAGGCTCTTCTCCTCGGAAGAAGAGGAGCAGTACGTGTTGGACACCCTGGGTTACTTAATGATTTTAATGGCAGCCTTCACTTTCGTAACTTTGCTTTTCGAAAATGTCCCATACGGGCGATATTCTAGCAGCAAATATGGATTTCCAGTCAATGCAAGGTTTGCTTGGTTCGTTCAGGAGCTGCCTGCGATCCTGGTGCCTTTTTGTCTGGTAGTTTGGACATCTTCTGCGAAAACCTCACTACTGCCCAACCAGCTGCTCATTGCCATGTATTTCTGTCACTATGTCCAGAG ATCCCTTATTTATCCATTTTTAATCCGAGGAGGTAAACCAACACCATTCGTCTCATTTGTCATGGCCATTGTTTTCTGCATCTATAATGGCTACATGCAGATCAGATACCTGAGCCATTATGCTGAGTACCCTGCACGTTGGGTTACACATCCGTGCTTCATCGCAG GTGCTTCTCACGCTTTCCAAACCTCAACATGCTCAGCAGTTTGTCTTGGCTCCCCCGGCTGTACAAGCAGGAAACTGTCaatttag